A genome region from Altererythrobacter aquiaggeris includes the following:
- a CDS encoding PIN domain-containing protein: MNAAIFDSAILVDALVGLSTARTEIVRTPERWITRLGWTEILAGASGDAERVEQFLDHFKVAELSEDIARRGASLREQRANLALADAITLATAQITGRILVTRNANAFPAEMPGIRIPYTL; this comes from the coding sequence ATGAATGCGGCCATTTTCGACAGCGCCATTCTGGTTGATGCGCTGGTCGGCCTGTCCACCGCGCGGACCGAAATTGTCCGCACCCCCGAACGCTGGATAACGCGGCTGGGTTGGACCGAAATCCTTGCGGGGGCCAGCGGCGATGCGGAGCGTGTGGAACAGTTTCTCGATCATTTCAAAGTCGCCGAATTGAGCGAGGACATTGCGAGGCGCGGCGCATCGCTGCGCGAACAGCGCGCCAATCTGGCGCTGGCCGATGCGATCACGCTTGCGACGGCGCAAATAACCGGGCGCATCCTTGTAACCCGCAACGCCAACGCTTTTCCGGCTGAAATGCCCGGAATTCGCATACCCTATACTCTCTGA
- a CDS encoding TerC family protein, with amino-acid sequence MDILQLLSDPAAWLALLTLIALEIVLGIDNLIFIAILSNKLPVHQQAKARRIGLSLALVMRIGLLMVIGWIVTLQTPLFDLGLEGAPNEYGAASFETAFSGRDLILLAGGLFLLWKATKEIHHSMEPEDDSGELLDKTPGIASAATATFGTVIVQIIAIDLVFSIDSILTAVGMTDHIPIMVAAVVITVGVMMLAADPLAKFIEKNPTLVMLALAFLVMIGLVLIADGLGFHVPKGYIYAAMGFSVGVEILNVVQRNRRMKKKREASLILAE; translated from the coding sequence ATGGATATTCTTCAACTTTTATCGGACCCGGCAGCCTGGCTTGCCCTGCTGACTCTCATCGCGCTCGAGATAGTTCTCGGCATAGACAACCTCATTTTCATTGCGATCCTGTCCAACAAATTGCCGGTCCATCAGCAAGCCAAAGCGCGGCGGATCGGGCTATCGCTGGCACTTGTGATGCGCATCGGTCTGCTCATGGTAATCGGCTGGATCGTGACGTTGCAAACCCCGCTATTCGATTTGGGCCTGGAGGGTGCGCCGAACGAGTATGGCGCGGCCAGCTTCGAAACCGCTTTTTCCGGGCGAGATCTGATCTTGCTGGCCGGGGGATTGTTTCTTCTTTGGAAGGCAACGAAAGAAATCCACCATTCGATGGAGCCTGAAGATGATTCGGGTGAATTGCTGGACAAGACCCCGGGAATCGCATCAGCAGCGACCGCCACCTTCGGCACAGTAATCGTGCAGATCATTGCGATTGATCTGGTCTTTTCAATCGATTCCATCCTGACGGCAGTGGGCATGACAGATCACATACCCATCATGGTGGCAGCCGTGGTTATCACAGTCGGTGTGATGATGTTGGCCGCTGATCCGCTGGCCAAGTTCATTGAAAAAAATCCCACGCTGGTCATGCTGGCGCTTGCCTTCCTGGTCATGATCGGGCTCGTGTTGATCGCCGACGGTCTCGGTTTCCATGTTCCGAAAGGGTATATCTACGCCGCCATGGGTTTTTCGGTAGGGGTGGAGATACTCAATGTGGTGCAACGAAACCGGAGGATGAAAAAGAAACGGGAAGCAAGCCTGATCTTGGCTGAGTAA
- a CDS encoding CopG family transcriptional regulator, with protein MISLDDITAAMRTLVEIPDDDIKWLDRQAEERGISRTAMVREAVAQMRSGTSQKAVDDFFGMWRDRSDVGDGACFQRRIRSGDAQ; from the coding sequence ATGATATCATTGGATGATATCACTGCGGCCATGCGGACGCTGGTCGAAATTCCTGATGACGACATCAAATGGCTTGACCGGCAAGCGGAGGAGCGCGGTATTTCGCGCACGGCCATGGTGCGTGAAGCGGTCGCTCAAATGCGTAGCGGGACGTCGCAAAAGGCTGTCGATGATTTCTTCGGCATGTGGCGTGACCGGTCCGACGTGGGCGACGGGGCCTGCTTCCAGCGCCGTATCCGGTCTGGTGATGCGCAATGA
- the glmS gene encoding glutamine--fructose-6-phosphate transaminase (isomerizing), producing the protein MCGIIGIVGTEPVADRLVDGLRRMEYRGYDSAGICTLDGGKLIRRRAEGKLANLVTELAANPATGEVGIAHTRWATHGAPTASNAHPHATDHLALVHNGIIENFKSLREGLQARGKIFESETDSEVVAHLISEQVEGGASPQEALKTVLPQLRGAFALAIAFKSHPDMIIGARLGSPLVVGYGDGETYLGSDALALAPLTQQITYLEEGDWVVIRRDGAEIFNSENEPVVRDIVASGASAAAVEKGPYRHFMQKEIFEQPTVVAQTLNSYVRQSDRSVALPQMDFDLSEIKRITIVACGTSYYAGLVAKYWFEQFARVPVDIDVASEFRYRDPVLEPGGLALFISQSGETADTLAALRHCKENGQTIAVVVNVPTSSMAREADLLLPTHAGPEIGVASTKAFTCQLAVLAALAAHLAVRRGRMDRTEEAEVVKHLVEAPAALNAALDHDDDIAAMAHLIAPARDVLYLGRGPDYPLAMEGALKLKEISYIHAEGYASGEMKHGPIALIDENVPVIVLAPSGPLFEKTVSNMQEVRARGGKIVLISDAEGLEEAGEGCMATIEMPKVHPLIAPLVYAVPVQLLAYHVAVAKGTDVDQPRNLAKSVTVE; encoded by the coding sequence ATGTGCGGAATTATCGGAATTGTCGGTACGGAGCCGGTAGCAGACAGGTTGGTGGACGGTCTTCGGCGGATGGAATATCGCGGCTATGACAGTGCGGGTATTTGCACGTTGGATGGGGGCAAGCTCATCCGCCGCCGGGCCGAGGGGAAACTCGCCAATCTTGTCACCGAGCTTGCGGCAAATCCGGCGACTGGAGAAGTCGGCATCGCGCACACCCGGTGGGCGACGCATGGCGCGCCCACTGCCAGCAACGCGCACCCGCACGCCACCGATCATCTGGCACTCGTCCACAATGGCATAATCGAGAATTTCAAGAGCCTGCGCGAAGGGTTGCAGGCACGCGGCAAGATTTTCGAAAGCGAAACCGACAGCGAAGTCGTGGCTCACCTGATTTCCGAACAGGTCGAGGGCGGCGCTTCTCCGCAAGAGGCGCTGAAGACCGTGCTGCCGCAGCTGCGCGGCGCATTTGCGCTGGCAATCGCGTTCAAAAGCCACCCAGACATGATTATCGGCGCACGTCTGGGATCGCCGCTGGTCGTGGGTTACGGCGATGGTGAGACATATCTGGGTTCGGATGCGCTCGCGCTTGCCCCGCTTACGCAGCAGATTACCTACCTGGAAGAAGGTGACTGGGTGGTGATCCGGCGTGACGGGGCGGAAATATTCAATTCCGAGAACGAACCCGTCGTTCGCGATATCGTCGCATCGGGTGCATCGGCAGCGGCGGTTGAAAAAGGCCCCTACCGTCATTTCATGCAGAAAGAGATTTTCGAACAGCCGACAGTGGTCGCCCAGACGCTGAATTCCTACGTCCGCCAGAGCGACCGCAGCGTGGCGTTGCCACAGATGGACTTCGATCTGTCGGAGATCAAACGGATCACGATCGTCGCCTGCGGAACAAGCTATTATGCCGGACTGGTTGCGAAATACTGGTTCGAACAGTTTGCCCGCGTACCCGTTGATATCGATGTGGCGAGCGAGTTTCGCTACCGCGATCCGGTGCTGGAGCCGGGCGGTCTGGCCCTGTTCATTTCTCAAAGCGGCGAAACCGCCGATACGCTGGCGGCGCTGCGTCATTGCAAGGAAAACGGGCAAACGATTGCGGTCGTGGTCAATGTTCCGACCAGTTCGATGGCGCGGGAGGCAGATTTGCTGTTGCCGACCCATGCCGGCCCGGAAATCGGCGTGGCATCGACCAAAGCGTTTACTTGCCAGTTGGCCGTGCTGGCTGCTTTGGCTGCACATCTGGCGGTGCGCCGTGGCCGGATGGACCGCACCGAAGAAGCCGAAGTGGTGAAACATCTGGTCGAAGCACCCGCAGCGCTGAACGCCGCGCTTGATCACGATGACGATATCGCCGCCATGGCGCATCTGATCGCGCCCGCGCGCGACGTGCTGTATCTGGGGCGGGGGCCGGATTATCCGTTGGCAATGGAAGGCGCGCTGAAGCTCAAGGAAATCAGTTATATCCATGCCGAAGGATATGCTTCGGGCGAAATGAAACATGGCCCGATCGCGCTGATCGACGAGAATGTTCCCGTCATCGTGCTGGCCCCGTCCGGACCGTTGTTTGAAAAAACCGTTTCCAATATGCAGGAAGTCCGCGCCCGCGGAGGAAAGATTGTTCTGATCTCGGATGCGGAAGGGCTGGAGGAAGCTGGCGAGGGCTGCATGGCAACCATCGAAATGCCAAAGGTTCATCCGCTCATCGCGCCGCTGGTTTACGCAGTACCGGTGCAATTGCTCGCTTACCATGTTGCAGTTGCCAAAGGGACCGATGTCGATCAGCCGCGAAACCTGGCGAAATCGGTTACCGTGGAATAA
- a CDS encoding HAD-IA family hydrolase — protein MDKFRFDIVGFDLDGTLLDTHQDLGAAVNHALNLAGRPEVPVARIESLIGGGAKIMLKQALDDTGGISDDEFRPLYKALLTFYGANSAVHTRPYPGVVEAIDALDQRGVKMAVVTNKFESFATDILARLGLDTRFETIIGGDTLGKDAAGKSRAKPEPDPIIEMMQRLGGGRTVFIGDSTYDIAAAKAAGVPSVAAAYGYCDKPPHELGADAVITGFDALIATLERL, from the coding sequence ATGGACAAATTTCGCTTCGATATTGTCGGCTTCGATCTGGACGGCACGTTGCTGGATACGCATCAGGATCTGGGCGCAGCGGTCAATCACGCGCTAAATCTCGCCGGTCGGCCCGAAGTGCCGGTTGCCCGGATTGAAAGCCTGATCGGCGGCGGCGCGAAAATCATGCTGAAACAGGCGCTGGACGATACCGGCGGTATTTCCGACGATGAATTCCGCCCGCTATATAAAGCCTTGCTGACATTTTACGGCGCAAACAGCGCGGTGCACACCCGGCCCTACCCCGGTGTTGTGGAAGCCATTGACGCGCTGGACCAACGCGGTGTGAAAATGGCCGTCGTCACCAATAAATTCGAAAGTTTCGCGACTGATATTCTCGCCCGGCTCGGGCTGGATACCCGGTTCGAGACAATCATTGGCGGCGACACGCTGGGCAAGGATGCGGCAGGCAAGAGCCGCGCAAAGCCCGAGCCCGACCCGATTATCGAAATGATGCAGCGGCTTGGCGGCGGGCGCACCGTTTTCATCGGTGACAGCACATATGATATTGCCGCAGCCAAAGCCGCCGGCGTTCCTTCGGTCGCGGCCGCGTATGGCTATTGCGACAAACCGCCACACGAATTGGGCGCCGATGCGGTGATTACGGGCTTCGACGCCCTGATCGCGACGCTGGAGAGACTTTAG
- the glmU gene encoding bifunctional UDP-N-acetylglucosamine diphosphorylase/glucosamine-1-phosphate N-acetyltransferase GlmU: protein MTATKHAIASIILAAGKGTRMKSDLHKVLHPVAGRPMLDHLLASVDALEPARQVVIVGSGRDQLESALDGRAELALQEPQLGTGHAVQQAQDALGDFDGDVLILYGDVPFVRPQTMQRMLDRLHRDDTPAVVVLGFEPADTLQYGRVLTDGDRITKMVEHKDASEEERGCGLCNSGLMAVRAKDLFALLSRVGNENSQGEYYLVDIVNVANADGRMCAAVTTDDETEVAGINSRAELAEAERVWQQYRRDEAMAEGATLKAPETVFFSWDTKLGRDVVIEPNVVFGPGVTVADNVLIKAFSHLEGATLGEQVEVGPYARLRPGAALEKGAKIGNFVEIKNATLGEGAKANHLAYLGDAEIGAGANIGAGTITCNYDGYFKHRTIIGERAFIGSNSALIAPLKIGADAIVGAGSAVSRDVADGELRMVRGEQLVKPGWADSFHDAMRKKKAAARK from the coding sequence ATGACTGCAACAAAACACGCAATCGCTTCGATCATCCTTGCGGCCGGTAAAGGCACGCGGATGAAAAGCGACCTTCACAAGGTGCTGCATCCTGTGGCGGGACGCCCCATGCTCGACCATCTGCTGGCCAGCGTGGATGCGCTGGAACCGGCGCGGCAGGTGGTAATTGTGGGCAGTGGTCGCGACCAGCTCGAATCTGCGCTGGATGGCCGCGCCGAACTGGCCTTGCAGGAGCCGCAGCTGGGCACCGGCCACGCAGTCCAGCAGGCACAGGATGCGCTGGGCGATTTCGACGGCGATGTGCTGATCCTTTACGGCGATGTGCCGTTTGTGCGTCCTCAAACGATGCAACGGATGCTGGACAGGCTGCATCGTGATGACACGCCGGCGGTTGTCGTACTTGGTTTCGAACCGGCGGACACCTTGCAGTATGGCCGGGTGCTTACGGATGGCGACCGGATCACAAAGATGGTCGAACACAAGGACGCATCCGAAGAAGAGCGCGGCTGCGGCCTGTGCAATTCTGGCCTGATGGCAGTCAGGGCAAAAGATCTGTTCGCACTGCTCAGCCGCGTGGGCAATGAAAACAGCCAGGGCGAATATTACCTGGTCGATATCGTCAACGTTGCAAATGCCGACGGGCGCATGTGCGCGGCGGTAACGACGGATGACGAAACCGAGGTGGCAGGCATCAACAGCCGCGCCGAACTGGCCGAGGCGGAGCGCGTGTGGCAACAATACCGCCGCGACGAGGCTATGGCCGAAGGCGCGACACTGAAAGCGCCCGAGACGGTGTTTTTCAGCTGGGATACGAAGCTGGGGCGCGATGTTGTGATCGAACCCAATGTGGTGTTCGGTCCAGGCGTCACGGTGGCCGATAATGTGTTGATCAAAGCGTTCAGCCATCTGGAGGGCGCGACACTGGGCGAGCAGGTTGAAGTTGGCCCTTACGCGCGCTTGCGGCCCGGGGCAGCGCTCGAAAAAGGCGCAAAGATCGGTAATTTTGTCGAAATCAAGAATGCCACCCTGGGCGAGGGTGCAAAGGCCAATCATCTGGCCTATCTCGGCGATGCGGAAATCGGCGCGGGGGCAAACATCGGCGCGGGTACGATTACCTGCAATTATGACGGTTATTTCAAACATCGCACGATTATCGGCGAACGCGCCTTTATCGGCAGCAACAGCGCGCTGATCGCGCCGCTTAAAATCGGGGCCGATGCGATTGTCGGCGCTGGCAGCGCGGTCAGCCGCGATGTTGCGGATGGCGAATTGCGGATGGTGCGCGGCGAGCAACTGGTCAAACCAGGCTGGGCTGACAGCTTCCACGATGCCATGCGCAAGAAAAAGGCCGCGGCCAGGAAATGA
- a CDS encoding putative bifunctional diguanylate cyclase/phosphodiesterase — MAVLGLFESDSGDWSRLRGLQYAHLSEVTLIRVGAHALSALLVISLYFGKVPHLALLGWIAALAGTLYYSARFEQSFADNEKRKITVAEVRSQGTGAALTGAVWALAMVLFPQYAGPIEQLTVWTIVASLITGSALLLAAAPVVTIPFLLLTGIPACIAALLGGAYELAITIAVFIIVVIYGTIESARSYLAARIAEAGMVEKDEVVSLLLREFEENEADWLWQVDPSRRVRSVSPRFAYALGHSPEAIEGKPFLELIAGAAWETGQFPPSLHDLAERLKRRENFSALLVKVNIGKAQRWWELSGTQMLDEHGKFIGFRGVGSDVTEQRESSEKIAWLARYDTLTGLPNRLMVTEALGDAMKYASQWRTRCAFLMIDLDRFKAVNDSLGHLVGDRLLAQVSSRLKATMSENELCGRLGGDEFAIVIRDASESGIVRRVATTAIEALSKPYEVDNHTLYIGASVGSAAGPRDGSTVEELMRNADLALYRAKDEGGGEHWSYEPSLHATAEERRQLEFSLRHALDRGELELAYQPVVDANEETLVSFEALLRWNSPEHGIVSPGKFIPIAEDTRLIVPIGAWVIHRACEEAVHWPQDMRIAVNVSGEQLLEPEFPAIVVAALSNSGLPAHRLEIEVTESIFLRDAAGARSALEKIMELGCSVALDDFGTGYSSLGYIRKLRFSTIKVDRSFVQGAANGHAESLAIIRAVVAMADSLEMSTTAEGVETAEEAELIRNLGCSKIQGYYFGRPMPSAEARQLFITEAMKRA; from the coding sequence ATGGCTGTGCTTGGCCTGTTTGAATCGGACAGCGGTGACTGGTCGCGCCTTCGCGGGCTGCAATATGCCCATCTGTCGGAGGTTACGCTGATCCGCGTCGGTGCTCACGCATTATCCGCATTGCTCGTGATCAGCCTGTATTTCGGCAAAGTGCCGCACCTTGCGCTGCTGGGCTGGATCGCGGCACTGGCAGGCACACTGTATTACTCCGCCAGGTTCGAGCAGAGCTTTGCCGATAACGAGAAGCGCAAAATCACTGTTGCGGAGGTCCGGTCGCAGGGCACAGGAGCGGCGCTGACGGGAGCCGTGTGGGCGCTGGCCATGGTGCTGTTTCCGCAATACGCCGGGCCGATCGAACAACTGACTGTCTGGACCATTGTGGCCAGTCTGATCACCGGTTCGGCACTGCTGCTGGCCGCGGCTCCGGTTGTCACCATACCGTTCCTGCTGCTCACCGGCATACCGGCCTGCATCGCCGCTTTGCTAGGCGGGGCTTACGAACTGGCGATAACCATTGCCGTGTTTATCATCGTGGTCATTTACGGCACGATCGAGAGTGCGCGCAGCTATCTCGCAGCCCGCATTGCCGAAGCCGGAATGGTCGAAAAAGACGAGGTGGTGTCGCTACTTTTGCGCGAATTCGAGGAAAACGAAGCTGACTGGCTGTGGCAGGTGGACCCCTCGCGCCGGGTGCGCTCCGTCAGTCCGCGTTTTGCATATGCGCTGGGTCATTCCCCTGAAGCGATCGAAGGCAAACCTTTCCTCGAACTTATCGCCGGTGCAGCCTGGGAAACGGGACAGTTCCCGCCAAGTCTGCATGATCTGGCAGAACGGCTCAAACGGCGCGAAAATTTTTCGGCATTGTTGGTCAAGGTCAATATCGGCAAGGCGCAGCGTTGGTGGGAGCTTTCGGGCACGCAAATGCTGGACGAGCACGGCAAGTTCATCGGTTTCCGCGGAGTCGGCTCCGATGTGACCGAACAGCGCGAATCGTCGGAAAAGATCGCCTGGCTGGCGCGCTATGACACGCTTACCGGGCTGCCAAACCGGTTAATGGTAACCGAAGCGCTGGGCGATGCGATGAAATATGCCTCGCAGTGGCGCACCCGCTGCGCATTTCTGATGATCGATCTGGACCGGTTCAAGGCAGTCAACGATTCGCTCGGCCACCTTGTCGGCGACCGGCTGCTGGCACAGGTGTCCAGCCGTCTGAAAGCCACCATGAGCGAAAACGAACTTTGCGGCCGATTGGGAGGCGACGAATTTGCCATCGTCATCCGTGACGCGTCGGAATCGGGGATCGTGCGCCGGGTTGCCACAACAGCCATCGAAGCACTTTCAAAGCCGTACGAAGTCGATAATCACACGCTGTATATCGGGGCGAGTGTCGGTTCGGCAGCCGGACCGCGCGATGGTTCGACTGTGGAAGAATTGATGCGCAATGCCGATCTTGCGCTTTACCGCGCGAAAGACGAGGGCGGCGGCGAGCATTGGTCTTACGAGCCATCGCTGCACGCCACAGCGGAGGAACGGCGCCAGCTTGAATTTTCGCTTCGCCATGCGCTCGATCGCGGCGAGTTGGAGCTTGCCTATCAACCGGTTGTCGATGCCAATGAAGAAACGCTGGTAAGCTTCGAAGCGCTGCTGCGCTGGAACAGCCCGGAACACGGCATTGTCAGCCCCGGCAAGTTCATTCCGATCGCCGAAGACACGCGTCTGATCGTCCCCATTGGCGCATGGGTGATCCACCGTGCCTGCGAGGAAGCGGTCCATTGGCCGCAGGATATGCGGATCGCAGTGAATGTGTCGGGTGAACAGCTGCTCGAACCGGAATTCCCTGCGATTGTCGTGGCGGCCCTTTCGAACAGCGGTCTGCCTGCTCACAGGCTGGAGATCGAGGTTACCGAAAGTATTTTCCTGCGGGATGCGGCTGGCGCCCGGTCCGCACTGGAAAAAATCATGGAGCTGGGCTGCTCGGTCGCGCTTGACGATTTCGGTACCGGCTATTCCTCGCTCGGATATATCCGCAAATTACGCTTTTCCACGATCAAGGTGGATCGCAGCTTCGTGCAAGGCGCGGCCAATGGCCATGCCGAAAGCCTGGCCATTATCCGCGCGGTGGTGGCAATGGCCGACAGTCTTGAAATGTCGACGACAGCAGAAGGGGTTGAAACTGCGGAGGAAGCCGAACTTATCCGCAATCTGGGCTGCAGCAAAATCCAGGGTTATTATTTTGGCAGGCCAATGCCATCGGCAGAGGCTCGTCAGCTGTTTATCACCGAGGCGATGAAACGGGCCTGA
- a CDS encoding SDR family NAD(P)-dependent oxidoreductase → MTISFKDRVAIVTGAGGGLGREYALELARRGAKVVVNDLGGSRDGTGTSDASAQVVEEIEKAGGEAIANGASVTEYDQMEKMVADAKQKWGGVHVLINNAGVLRDKSFAKMSPEDFEFVVRVHLLGSAYATKACWETFREQAYGRILMTSSSTGLFGNFGQANYGAAKLGLAGLTKTLHLEGAKYNIKCNSLSPVAGTRMTEDLFPPEAFKLFSPENVAPAALFLVSEDAPSNAIVGAGAGGFHSAWVTMNDAVWLKEEDRTVEGFAANWDKISEQSNLIAPQSGAEQSGAILKAMQKVVGEGGAPSSARG, encoded by the coding sequence ATGACCATTTCATTCAAGGACCGCGTTGCCATCGTTACGGGTGCAGGCGGCGGCTTGGGCCGCGAATATGCGCTTGAACTCGCACGCCGCGGCGCGAAGGTCGTGGTGAACGATCTGGGTGGTTCGCGCGATGGTACGGGCACATCCGATGCCTCCGCACAGGTCGTCGAAGAAATTGAAAAGGCCGGCGGCGAAGCGATCGCCAATGGCGCATCGGTCACCGAATATGACCAGATGGAAAAGATGGTTGCCGATGCCAAGCAGAAATGGGGCGGCGTGCACGTGCTGATCAACAATGCCGGCGTGCTGCGCGACAAGAGCTTCGCCAAGATGAGCCCGGAAGACTTCGAATTCGTCGTCCGCGTTCATCTGCTGGGCAGCGCCTATGCAACAAAGGCATGCTGGGAAACCTTCCGCGAGCAGGCCTATGGCCGCATCCTGATGACTTCCAGTTCCACCGGCCTGTTCGGCAATTTCGGTCAGGCCAATTACGGCGCGGCCAAGCTGGGCCTTGCCGGACTGACCAAGACGCTTCATCTCGAAGGTGCGAAATACAACATCAAATGCAACTCGCTATCGCCGGTTGCCGGCACGCGGATGACCGAAGACCTGTTCCCGCCCGAAGCATTCAAGTTGTTCTCGCCTGAAAACGTGGCACCCGCCGCACTCTTCCTTGTCAGCGAAGATGCCCCGTCCAACGCCATCGTCGGCGCGGGCGCAGGCGGCTTCCATTCGGCATGGGTCACGATGAACGATGCCGTATGGCTTAAAGAAGAAGACCGCACGGTCGAGGGCTTCGCCGCCAATTGGGACAAGATTTCGGAGCAGAGCAATCTGATCGCCCCGCAATCGGGCGCGGAACAATCGGGCGCAATCCTGAAGGCCATGCAGAAGGTTGTCGGTGAAGGCGGCGCGCCGTCCTCAGCCCGGGGTTAA
- a CDS encoding DUF2794 domain-containing protein translates to MAAIPAGRVIPFPQKGALQVGFERAELQKILDLYGRMVASGEWRDYAMDFTKDFASFSAFRRAAEKPQARVEKRPSLRNKQGMWTLFGEHGQVLKRGHELAGVLAPMERRLVKAVEG, encoded by the coding sequence GTTTCCGCAAAAGGGTGCGTTGCAGGTCGGATTCGAGCGTGCCGAGCTACAGAAAATTCTCGACCTTTATGGCCGGATGGTCGCCTCGGGCGAATGGCGCGATTATGCGATGGATTTCACGAAGGATTTTGCCAGCTTTAGTGCCTTTCGCCGCGCCGCGGAAAAACCGCAGGCCCGGGTGGAAAAGCGCCCGTCACTGCGTAACAAGCAAGGTATGTGGACGCTGTTTGGCGAACACGGCCAGGTGCTGAAACGCGGGCATGAACTGGCCGGGGTGCTGGCACCGATGGAGCGGCGACTGGTAAAAGCGGTCGAGGGTTAG
- a CDS encoding OprO/OprP family phosphate-selective porin encodes MNKSIRISAFAAAAALGWAAPAQAQSASGAEALRAEMTAMREQMAAMAAKIDALEGELDATQVKAEQATLAATSATQAAATASEARSDVKVAELKGSGGWSFKPFGRLMIDAGTVNAPDSIADPGLGFANEIRRARIGVAGDIGGGFGYKTEIELADNVTEITDAIITYDDGGATITVGQHNNFQSLEELTSSRFISFMERAAFTDAFGFARRVGLSGQYTSGDATIQAGVFTDNIDDLSSDENNSYSLDGRLVFAPEMGDTQLHFGASAHYRDLNDAATSVRYRQRPSVHFTDTRFIDTRNIGATGETGLGLEGAVIAGPFHAQAEGYWQTVNRPGLENPTFFGGAVEAGVYLTKGDTRGYKGNKFDRNKPKNPVGSGGMGAVQLNVRYDYLDLVDAGIVGGIQNAYAASLVWSPTANTRFTANYTRNEYDMANIAAGLDRNYNVDAFAVRAGFDF; translated from the coding sequence ATGAACAAATCTATCCGCATTTCCGCATTTGCCGCTGCTGCGGCGCTTGGCTGGGCCGCGCCCGCGCAAGCACAGTCCGCATCCGGCGCCGAGGCCCTGCGTGCCGAAATGACGGCGATGCGCGAACAAATGGCTGCGATGGCTGCCAAGATCGATGCCTTGGAAGGCGAGTTGGATGCAACGCAAGTCAAGGCCGAGCAAGCGACCCTGGCCGCCACTTCTGCCACCCAGGCAGCGGCAACAGCCAGCGAGGCACGCAGCGATGTCAAGGTGGCCGAACTGAAAGGCAGCGGCGGGTGGAGTTTCAAACCGTTTGGCCGCCTGATGATCGATGCCGGAACGGTCAACGCACCCGATTCGATCGCCGACCCCGGTCTCGGGTTCGCCAATGAAATCCGCCGTGCGCGGATCGGCGTTGCCGGCGATATCGGCGGCGGGTTCGGATACAAGACCGAGATCGAACTGGCCGACAATGTTACCGAAATCACCGACGCCATCATCACTTATGATGATGGCGGCGCCACGATAACAGTGGGCCAGCACAACAATTTCCAGTCACTGGAAGAACTGACCTCGAGCCGCTTCATCAGTTTCATGGAACGTGCCGCCTTTACCGATGCATTCGGTTTTGCGCGCCGGGTTGGTCTGAGCGGACAGTACACATCGGGCGATGCGACCATCCAGGCGGGCGTGTTCACCGACAATATCGATGATCTTTCGAGTGATGAAAACAACAGCTACAGCCTCGATGGCCGGTTGGTTTTTGCGCCTGAAATGGGCGACACCCAGCTTCACTTCGGCGCTTCGGCGCATTACCGCGATCTCAATGATGCGGCGACTTCGGTTCGTTACCGCCAGCGGCCTTCGGTCCATTTCACCGACACCCGCTTCATCGATACCCGCAATATCGGTGCGACCGGCGAGACCGGTTTGGGTCTTGAAGGCGCGGTGATCGCCGGGCCGTTCCACGCGCAGGCGGAGGGTTATTGGCAAACGGTCAACCGGCCCGGGCTCGAAAACCCGACATTCTTCGGCGGTGCGGTGGAAGCGGGCGTGTATCTGACCAAGGGCGACACGCGCGGTTACAAGGGTAACAAGTTTGACCGAAACAAGCCGAAAAATCCGGTAGGCAGCGGCGGTATGGGCGCTGTGCAACTGAATGTGCGCTATGATTATCTTGATCTGGTCGATGCGGGCATAGTTGGCGGAATACAGAATGCCTATGCTGCATCGCTGGTTTGGTCGCCGACAGCCAACACCCGCTTCACTGCCAATTACACGCGCAATGAATATGATATGGCGAATATCGCTGCCGGGCTGGACCGCAATTACAATGTGGATGCTTTCGCCGTGCGCGCAGGATTTGATTTCTAG